One Sphingopyxis macrogoltabida genomic region harbors:
- a CDS encoding zinc finger domain-containing protein, whose protein sequence is MSRHRDPILEVVCPNCHAAVGVGCRRPSGHSGPFVEFHTSRDILADREGKYGPCPLGLCGLGCVSPQLGLPLFD, encoded by the coding sequence ATGTCCCGGCACCGCGATCCCATTCTCGAGGTTGTCTGCCCCAACTGCCACGCCGCGGTAGGTGTCGGCTGCCGCCGGCCGAGTGGGCATAGCGGGCCATTCGTCGAATTTCACACCTCGCGCGACATCCTCGCTGACCGCGAGGGCAAGTATGGACCGTGCCCGCTCGGGCTCTGCGGTCTCGGCTGCGTTTCGCCTCAACTGGGCCTGCCGCTGTTCGATTGA
- a CDS encoding strawberry notch C-terminal domain-containing protein — translation MNAMAKGSALSRFESAKQRFFSQVLIAMKMPTVVRSIEEELAAGHVAVVQLTSTAEAILERRLAGLSPDERANLAIDVSPLDTLIDYLKTAFPTRQMRAFRSSDGALRSEPMHDGDGNAVLCQEAVEARDNLVESLCSMPPVPAALDFLIAHFGTDAVAEVTGRSRRVVIDGQGRQKLERRSASSNIAETDAFMSGRKPILVFSEAGGTGRSYHADLDCPTANKRRIHFLLEPGWRADIAIQGLGRTHRTYQWKPPVFRPVTTTCKGERRFISTIARRLDTLGALARGQRQTGGQNLFDPADNLESSYAREALTQWYHLLHAGKLASIGLEKFQIITGLKLVDENGTLLDKLPPIQRWLNRILALRIATQDAIFEEYMGLIQARVDAAREAGTLDLGVEAIRAERIVELSQQVLREDPVSGAETRLLRLELHLKPRVTGWARLDKIWGGSADGRSLRNSRSGRVALCVPSWSITDDDGRPVKMMELVRPTGSNRIQLAGLAHTHWEEIDRKSFQSFWEAEVTEALDKVDIETISVATGLLLPVWNKLPQDDVRVWRIDDAAGTSILGRIVMPGAIEKLQSAFGLTSSIMLTPGELIEAARHGDGALIPGLHGARLVSAMVNDSRRIEIRDFRPQDREWLKARGAFSEVIAYKTRLFLPAGKADEILSTIIAEPPQ, via the coding sequence ATGAATGCCATGGCCAAGGGATCGGCGCTCAGCCGGTTCGAGAGCGCCAAGCAGCGCTTCTTCTCCCAAGTGCTGATCGCGATGAAAATGCCGACCGTCGTTCGTTCGATCGAGGAGGAGCTGGCAGCAGGCCATGTCGCCGTCGTGCAATTGACCAGCACGGCCGAGGCGATCCTCGAGCGCCGCCTTGCGGGCCTTTCGCCGGACGAACGCGCCAACCTCGCGATCGACGTCTCGCCGCTCGATACGCTGATCGATTATCTGAAGACAGCCTTCCCGACGCGTCAGATGCGCGCCTTTCGCTCATCCGACGGAGCATTGCGCTCCGAGCCGATGCACGATGGCGACGGCAATGCTGTCCTCTGCCAGGAAGCGGTCGAGGCGCGCGATAATCTGGTCGAAAGCCTCTGTTCGATGCCGCCGGTCCCGGCCGCGCTCGACTTCCTTATCGCGCATTTCGGAACCGACGCGGTCGCAGAAGTCACTGGCCGCAGCCGTCGCGTTGTCATTGACGGGCAAGGCCGACAGAAGCTCGAGCGCCGCAGCGCCAGTTCCAATATCGCCGAGACCGACGCCTTCATGTCAGGACGCAAGCCGATCCTCGTCTTCTCGGAAGCGGGCGGCACCGGGCGCTCCTATCACGCCGACCTGGATTGTCCGACCGCGAACAAGCGGCGCATCCATTTCCTGCTCGAACCGGGCTGGCGCGCCGACATCGCGATCCAGGGTCTCGGCCGCACGCATCGGACGTACCAGTGGAAGCCGCCGGTGTTCCGGCCGGTCACGACTACCTGCAAGGGCGAACGCCGCTTCATCAGCACCATCGCGCGCCGTCTCGATACCCTCGGCGCGCTCGCGCGCGGCCAGCGTCAGACCGGCGGCCAGAATCTATTCGACCCCGCGGATAATCTCGAAAGCAGCTATGCTCGCGAAGCGCTGACCCAATGGTATCATCTGCTCCATGCCGGCAAGCTCGCGAGCATCGGTCTCGAGAAGTTCCAGATTATCACGGGCCTGAAGCTCGTCGACGAGAATGGAACCCTGCTCGACAAGCTGCCGCCGATCCAGCGCTGGCTGAACCGCATCCTCGCGCTACGCATCGCGACCCAGGATGCCATTTTCGAGGAATATATGGGGCTCATCCAGGCCCGCGTCGACGCCGCTCGCGAGGCCGGCACGCTTGATCTTGGCGTCGAGGCGATCCGCGCCGAGCGTATCGTCGAGCTCTCGCAGCAGGTGCTGAGGGAGGATCCGGTATCCGGCGCCGAGACCCGGCTGCTCCGCCTCGAGCTTCACCTCAAACCGCGCGTCACGGGGTGGGCGCGCCTTGACAAGATCTGGGGCGGTTCCGCGGATGGCCGGTCTCTGCGGAACAGCCGTTCCGGGCGCGTCGCCCTTTGCGTTCCGTCCTGGTCGATCACCGACGACGACGGGAGGCCCGTCAAGATGATGGAGCTTGTCCGCCCGACAGGTTCGAACCGCATCCAGCTTGCCGGGCTCGCGCACACGCACTGGGAGGAGATCGACCGCAAGAGCTTCCAGAGCTTCTGGGAAGCCGAAGTGACCGAGGCGCTCGACAAGGTCGATATCGAGACGATCAGTGTCGCAACGGGTCTCCTGCTCCCCGTCTGGAACAAACTGCCGCAGGACGACGTTCGTGTCTGGCGGATCGACGACGCGGCGGGGACGTCGATCCTCGGCCGCATCGTCATGCCCGGGGCGATCGAGAAGCTGCAATCGGCTTTCGGCCTCACTTCCTCGATCATGCTCACGCCTGGCGAACTGATCGAGGCTGCCCGGCATGGCGACGGCGCCTTGATCCCTGGGCTGCACGGCGCACGTCTCGTGTCGGCGATGGTGAACGACAGCCGCCGGATCGAGATCCGGGACTTCCGGCCTCAGGACCGCGAATGGCTGAAAGCGCGCGGCGCGTTCAGCGAGGTGATTGCATACAAGACCCGGCTCTTCCTCCCGGCGGGAAAGGCCGATGAAATCCTGAGCACCATCATCGCCGAGCCGCCACAGTGA
- a CDS encoding site-specific integrase produces the protein MRKGNPLPALLRAFFQEWLAEQRSASIHTIRSYRDTWRLLLRFVAERKGCGVARLTLTDVSAGEVRAFLHHTEHGRKTTIGTRNCRLAAIRSFFSFVADKNPEYIAQCSEVLAVPLKREPTSAPCYLEPEEVEAILAQPNRSTLEGLRDHVLLSFLYNSGARIQEALDLCPEAIRFDAPNFVRLYGKGRKERICPLWPETVALLRKLLERQPRAPDERIFVNRYGEPLGASGVRFKLNAYVEQAAKSTLTLQSKHVTPHSFRHATAVHLVAAGVDITVIRSWLGHVSLDTTNHYAQANLETKRKALEQVGAPAASNVPPSWKRDANLMGWLDTL, from the coding sequence ATGAGGAAAGGCAATCCATTGCCCGCGTTGTTGCGGGCGTTCTTCCAGGAGTGGCTGGCCGAGCAGCGCAGCGCGTCAATCCACACGATCCGCTCTTATCGCGACACCTGGCGGCTGCTGCTTCGGTTCGTCGCGGAGCGAAAAGGCTGCGGGGTCGCGCGGCTGACGCTCACCGACGTCTCGGCCGGCGAGGTGCGCGCGTTCCTTCATCATACCGAGCATGGCCGCAAGACCACGATCGGCACGCGGAACTGCCGACTGGCCGCCATCCGCAGCTTCTTCAGCTTCGTGGCGGACAAGAATCCGGAATACATCGCGCAGTGCTCAGAGGTCCTGGCTGTTCCGTTGAAGCGGGAGCCCACCTCCGCGCCGTGCTACCTCGAGCCCGAGGAGGTCGAGGCCATCCTCGCCCAGCCCAACCGATCGACACTCGAAGGGCTGCGCGACCATGTACTGCTCTCGTTCCTCTATAACAGTGGCGCGCGAATCCAAGAGGCGCTTGACCTCTGTCCCGAAGCAATCCGGTTCGATGCACCGAACTTCGTGCGTCTTTACGGCAAGGGGCGCAAGGAACGCATCTGCCCGCTCTGGCCAGAAACCGTGGCATTGCTCAGGAAGCTACTGGAGCGACAGCCGCGTGCGCCCGATGAGCGGATCTTCGTCAATCGATACGGTGAACCGCTAGGGGCGTCAGGGGTGCGGTTCAAGCTCAACGCCTACGTGGAACAAGCCGCGAAATCGACGCTGACCCTCCAGTCAAAACACGTTACGCCTCACAGCTTCCGGCACGCGACCGCCGTCCACCTCGTTGCCGCCGGAGTCGATATCACCGTCATCCGCAGTTGGCTCGGGCACGTCAGTCTCGATACGACCAATCACTATGCTCAGGCCAATCTGGAGACCAAACGAAAGGCGCTGGAACAGGTTGGCGCCCCGGCGGCGAGCAACGTGCCACCTTCGTGGAAGCGAGATGCCAATCTGATGGGATGGCTCGACACCCTATAG
- a CDS encoding tyrosine-type recombinase/integrase — protein sequence MSAWHDPDRTVVDAFLVKSQFRPGSVPTYRWFLCTFEDVARRHPAVDRQMLDAWLKEMQKRWRLSTLLNQVCIVDRFLDHLVEIGLIADNPVAALRRRYNVKQSKPIWRALASPNPDESLAALRRPAPFGSVLGDFMQDHVMLMRSRGYQYEAQAHWLLRFDRFLQARPDLAEQPLEAMIASWAAAKPTRNHAAECQKLARILTKARFRLDPTIPPKRFNPRPEREVAREHRQPHIFSPADVRRMLDTARTYPSPDAPLRPLTLYTMIMLAYCAGLRRSELAWLDLGDVDLQSSTITIRETKFYKTRILPLSDSVAVELRAYIDARRRAGGPQNPKSGLFWHAHLNDRYRPEAVTTMITNVMRRAGLKPASGRTGPRVHDLRHSMVVNRILQWYRSGINPQEKLHFLSTYMGHRDLHSTLVYITVTQDLLQEASERFRALGAPCLVTEARP from the coding sequence ATGAGCGCCTGGCACGATCCCGATCGCACCGTCGTCGACGCCTTCCTGGTAAAATCGCAGTTCCGGCCGGGAAGCGTACCGACATATCGCTGGTTCCTTTGCACCTTCGAAGATGTTGCCCGCCGGCATCCGGCGGTGGACCGGCAGATGCTCGACGCCTGGCTGAAGGAGATGCAAAAACGTTGGCGATTGTCGACGCTGCTCAATCAGGTCTGCATTGTCGACCGCTTCCTCGACCACCTCGTCGAAATCGGGCTGATCGCCGACAACCCTGTTGCTGCACTTCGCCGTCGGTACAACGTCAAGCAAAGCAAGCCGATCTGGCGGGCCTTGGCTTCCCCGAATCCCGACGAATCCTTGGCCGCGTTACGACGGCCTGCGCCCTTCGGCAGCGTGCTGGGTGACTTCATGCAAGACCATGTCATGCTGATGCGCAGCCGGGGATATCAATATGAAGCGCAGGCTCACTGGCTGCTGCGGTTCGATCGGTTCCTTCAGGCCCGTCCCGACCTCGCGGAGCAACCACTTGAGGCAATGATTGCGAGCTGGGCGGCTGCCAAGCCGACCCGCAACCACGCGGCTGAATGCCAGAAGCTGGCGCGCATCCTGACCAAGGCGCGGTTCCGCCTCGATCCGACTATCCCGCCAAAGCGCTTCAATCCCCGGCCAGAGCGGGAAGTAGCGCGGGAGCATCGGCAACCGCATATCTTCAGCCCGGCTGACGTTCGGCGTATGCTCGATACCGCACGGACTTATCCGTCGCCGGACGCTCCGCTGCGGCCGTTGACCCTCTACACCATGATCATGCTGGCCTATTGTGCCGGGCTACGGCGAAGCGAGCTGGCATGGCTCGATCTTGGTGACGTGGACCTGCAATCAAGCACGATCACGATCCGGGAAACGAAGTTCTACAAGACCAGGATCTTGCCTCTATCCGACAGTGTCGCGGTCGAACTGCGCGCGTACATCGATGCGAGGCGGCGCGCTGGCGGCCCACAGAACCCGAAATCAGGGCTGTTCTGGCATGCCCACTTAAATGACCGCTACAGGCCCGAGGCGGTTACGACAATGATTACCAACGTCATGCGCCGTGCTGGGCTCAAGCCCGCTTCGGGCCGGACCGGGCCGCGGGTCCATGACCTTCGTCACTCGATGGTGGTGAACCGCATCCTCCAGTGGTACCGGTCCGGCATTAACCCTCAGGAAAAACTGCACTTCCTCTCGACCTACATGGGGCACCGGGATCTCCACTCCACGCTGGTCTACATCACCGTCACGCAGGATCTGTTGCAGGAAGCCAGTGAACGGTTCCGCGCGCTCGGCGCCCCGTGCCTTGTCACGGAGGCGCGGCCATGA
- a CDS encoding site-specific integrase codes for MLKLHDELITELSNSLTTQNYNPVVVANHRLYARAFLDYLAECDIQVETVTPQQVDQYFGYAVQDFEIQYGRPPSARWHMLPRTAIAKLLRLAQGNWPPDAEMIGPDDEHRHEICREYEAWLREERGLASASIAALMWEARNFLRWQFDRAGAASLETLSIVDIDLYMDMRAPGLRRKSLADVAERLRSVVRHLHRTGCIPTDLTPHIIGPMLYAYEDVPSTLERSQIAAVLATTQEDRSPRGLRDYAILQLLATYGLREGEICRLRLDDVDWRAESLRICHTKTNAYSYMPLMVTVGEALLDYLRLGRPQVEVREIFVRSCAPYIAMTNLYGMIRGRLAAAGVVPAGKRGPHVFRHARAVEMLRASVPQKIIGDVLGHRSTESTNTYLKLATDDLRAVALEVPGMEVLS; via the coding sequence ATGTTGAAGTTGCATGACGAGTTGATCACCGAACTCTCGAATTCGCTCACCACACAGAATTACAATCCCGTGGTCGTGGCGAACCACCGTCTCTACGCCCGCGCGTTTCTCGATTATCTGGCCGAGTGCGATATACAGGTCGAGACTGTGACGCCGCAGCAGGTCGATCAGTATTTTGGCTATGCGGTTCAGGATTTTGAGATCCAGTACGGTCGGCCTCCCAGTGCGCGTTGGCACATGTTGCCCCGCACCGCGATCGCCAAGCTCCTCCGGCTTGCTCAAGGCAATTGGCCCCCGGACGCAGAAATGATCGGTCCCGATGACGAGCATCGACATGAAATTTGCCGCGAATACGAGGCATGGCTGCGCGAGGAGCGCGGTTTGGCAAGCGCGTCCATTGCGGCGCTGATGTGGGAGGCGCGAAACTTCCTGCGATGGCAGTTCGACCGGGCCGGTGCCGCCAGCCTCGAAACGTTGAGCATCGTGGACATCGATCTCTACATGGACATGCGCGCGCCTGGTTTACGGCGCAAATCATTGGCCGATGTCGCTGAGCGTCTCCGTTCGGTGGTTCGCCATCTGCATCGGACGGGTTGCATCCCGACCGATCTGACGCCACACATCATCGGCCCCATGCTCTATGCCTACGAAGATGTGCCGTCGACGCTGGAAAGGAGCCAAATCGCCGCGGTTCTGGCGACAACGCAGGAGGACAGATCGCCACGCGGACTACGCGATTATGCGATACTTCAGCTGCTTGCCACGTATGGGCTGCGCGAAGGTGAGATATGCCGCCTTCGGCTCGATGACGTGGACTGGCGCGCAGAATCCCTCCGGATCTGCCACACCAAGACCAACGCGTACTCGTACATGCCGCTAATGGTGACTGTTGGTGAAGCGCTGCTGGATTATCTGCGCCTTGGGCGGCCCCAGGTTGAAGTGCGGGAAATCTTCGTCCGATCCTGCGCACCCTATATCGCAATGACGAACCTGTACGGCATGATCCGCGGTCGGTTGGCCGCCGCAGGCGTAGTGCCAGCAGGAAAGCGGGGGCCGCATGTCTTCCGCCACGCACGTGCGGTCGAAATGCTGCGGGCATCGGTCCCGCAAAAGATCATCGGCGACGTGCTCGGGCATCGATCCACCGAATCCACCAATACTTATCTCAAACTGGCAACAGATGATCTCCGAGCCGTGGCACTCGAGGTGCCTGGAATGGAGGTGCTGTCATGA
- a CDS encoding strawberry notch-like NTP hydrolase domain-containing protein produces MTLPLLNLAETPDSSAREKAERLHGVARALQSRLADPHSVTRSLLKGLMSEAFGGSDADGHWSMRDAYDALEAAQASNMLSLGEDQNPDCPPEDAFAAILAFEKALPTQTYRSEHQVEMQQFSTPDALGWLATRAAAITADDHVLEPSAGIGMLAARAIATGASVTLNERDACRAALLALVTNSDVTTHDAEFIHDRLPPDVRPTVVLINPPFSRSEGRGEDRHAGARHLRSALLRLADGGRCVAIMSPGFAHDGSGARGYVSVAEIGRPRVEITILGRPYVKHGTGIAVRLIVFDKGWIGETERHTVDSIEAALPIVLALPPRLGSSDEPPPATPAVIPFRPALKSGSASLFSGLASPKVIAPSRIAAKDDRAEPLAYSVRDAPLPVGDPVGIYAPWRLARIDIPGATPHPDNLVESLAMASVLPPIPRYRPLFQKRASSALSDAQLEAIIYAGDAFSRDLPGRFVPNEAGDQLREDADGHAYRMGFFIGDGTGVGKGREGAAIIRDQWNCGNRRAVWISKGATLLEDARRDWTALGGLPIDIQPLDAFPLGQSIGMASGILFLTYATLRSQRHDQCSRLQQILQWAEGTFEGVILFDESHSMGNAAGTKDEYRQAKGSEQGLAGVRLQNALPRARVVYESATGATKPENLSYASRLGLWGPDTAFVNRDAFLAAMTDGGIAAMEIVARDLKSMGLYTARALSFAGVEYDPLEHRLTPDQIEIYDAYADAWAVLWRAAHKMAYREEAVMRRSAA; encoded by the coding sequence ATGACCCTTCCGCTTCTCAATCTCGCCGAGACCCCTGATTCCAGCGCCCGGGAAAAGGCCGAGCGTCTTCACGGCGTAGCGCGGGCTCTGCAATCCCGGCTCGCCGACCCGCATTCGGTCACCCGTTCGCTGCTCAAAGGGCTCATGTCGGAGGCGTTCGGCGGATCCGATGCCGACGGACACTGGTCGATGCGCGACGCCTATGATGCGCTCGAAGCGGCGCAGGCTTCGAACATGTTGTCGCTCGGTGAAGACCAGAACCCGGACTGCCCGCCCGAAGATGCCTTCGCAGCCATTCTTGCATTCGAGAAGGCGCTACCAACGCAGACCTATCGCAGCGAGCATCAAGTCGAGATGCAACAGTTCAGCACGCCAGACGCGCTGGGCTGGCTAGCGACACGTGCAGCGGCGATTACGGCCGACGACCATGTGCTCGAACCGTCGGCGGGCATCGGCATGCTCGCCGCCCGCGCGATCGCCACGGGCGCCTCCGTAACGCTCAACGAACGCGATGCCTGCCGCGCCGCACTGCTCGCTCTCGTGACGAACAGCGACGTCACCACACACGATGCCGAATTCATTCACGACCGGCTGCCGCCGGATGTCCGTCCGACCGTCGTCCTGATCAATCCGCCCTTCAGCCGTAGCGAAGGCCGCGGCGAGGATCGCCATGCCGGCGCTCGCCACCTTCGCTCCGCGCTCCTCCGTCTTGCCGACGGCGGACGCTGCGTTGCGATTATGTCGCCGGGATTCGCGCACGACGGCAGCGGTGCCCGCGGCTATGTCTCGGTCGCCGAGATCGGACGTCCGCGCGTTGAGATCACCATTCTCGGCCGCCCGTACGTCAAGCATGGCACCGGCATCGCCGTTCGGCTGATCGTCTTCGACAAGGGCTGGATCGGCGAGACCGAACGCCACACCGTCGACTCGATCGAGGCGGCGCTGCCCATCGTGCTCGCGCTCCCGCCGCGATTGGGATCGTCCGATGAGCCGCCCCCGGCCACCCCGGCGGTGATCCCGTTCCGTCCGGCGCTCAAATCCGGATCGGCATCGCTCTTTTCCGGGCTCGCGAGCCCCAAGGTCATCGCGCCGTCGCGGATCGCCGCGAAGGACGATCGCGCCGAGCCGCTTGCTTACTCGGTTCGCGACGCGCCGCTTCCGGTCGGCGATCCGGTCGGCATCTACGCTCCCTGGCGGCTTGCGCGCATCGATATACCGGGCGCGACGCCGCATCCGGACAATCTCGTGGAATCGCTTGCCATGGCGTCGGTGCTGCCGCCGATCCCGCGATATCGGCCGCTCTTCCAGAAGCGGGCAAGCAGCGCGCTGTCCGACGCCCAACTCGAAGCGATCATCTATGCTGGCGATGCCTTCTCGCGCGACCTGCCGGGCCGATTCGTGCCCAACGAGGCGGGCGACCAACTCCGCGAGGATGCCGACGGGCACGCCTATCGCATGGGTTTCTTCATCGGCGACGGCACCGGCGTCGGCAAGGGCCGCGAGGGCGCCGCTATCATCCGCGACCAGTGGAACTGCGGCAACCGCCGCGCCGTCTGGATATCGAAGGGCGCGACGCTCCTTGAAGACGCGCGCCGCGACTGGACCGCGCTCGGCGGCCTTCCGATCGACATCCAGCCGCTCGATGCCTTTCCGCTTGGGCAGTCGATCGGCATGGCGAGCGGCATCCTCTTCCTCACCTATGCGACGCTCCGCTCGCAGCGTCACGATCAATGCTCACGTCTCCAGCAGATCCTCCAATGGGCGGAAGGCACTTTCGAGGGCGTGATCCTGTTCGACGAATCCCATTCGATGGGCAATGCGGCGGGCACCAAAGACGAATATCGCCAGGCCAAGGGGTCTGAACAGGGATTGGCCGGAGTGCGCCTGCAGAACGCACTGCCGCGCGCCCGGGTGGTCTATGAATCGGCCACCGGCGCCACCAAGCCCGAGAATCTGAGTTATGCCTCGCGGCTCGGGCTTTGGGGGCCCGACACGGCCTTCGTGAACCGCGACGCTTTTCTCGCTGCGATGACCGACGGCGGTATCGCGGCGATGGAAATCGTCGCCCGCGACCTCAAGTCCATGGGTCTCTACACGGCGCGTGCGCTCAGTTTCGCCGGCGTAGAATATGACCCGCTCGAGCATCGGCTGACGCCCGACCAGATAGAGATCTACGATGCCTATGCCGACGCCTGGGCCGTCTTATGGCGAGCTGCGCATAAGATGGCTTATCGCGAGGAAGCGGTAATGCGGAGGAGCGCGGCGTAA
- a CDS encoding ParB/RepB/Spo0J family partition protein, protein MTYPIVYALARNCVASPLNVRTESDSDADAELEAMIGQAGFVLQNLIGTAIKRKKDSYSIFGGGRRLARVHALIEKGQLPEDFCVPVMVMPDAKNAIELSLAENQKLPMTAADECTAFKNMIEKEGKTPAQVAARFGKTERFVLGRVRLADLHETIFEALRKGDITLEVAKAYGSTSDTVRQARVFEQYQDSYYGDDVYTIRRELASGSYRGGDPKALLVGREAYLEAGGRIDSDLFSDSASENWIDGDILDRLTDEKLAVEAEAIREREGFGEIRALPTTRVSYIELDGLSPVRGEIPPPTAEDEARCAEIEAEMTIIGEAANESDDGITDDDEQRYRDLESELREIQNRPPVLSDDQKASALAFVVLGEDGQPRVHHQVYRTPEAMSETDDSDDDRDDAAPGGASGKPAISQRLADELATMKAELLRVHVASDPRFALDLGTFVMVDAAQRRYGASDLASELRADAAPSRVIGFESGTTAAEEWAKLEAGLDRSWIDPDAGVTGRYDAFCALGEEARAAWLGWAIARTIHAVPAKTTGSDFVDHLGCKLGIDVAAWWRPTAKNYFKRLTKTTILDLFAEIGGSELGQRYGASKKDLLASSAEQLFAGNIIVEADVKEKALAWLPDAMRFEHPVAALANDDADLEPADAAEITFDDEAVGDGDEDEPIADAA, encoded by the coding sequence ATGACATATCCGATCGTATACGCGCTTGCGCGTAACTGCGTCGCTTCCCCGCTGAATGTCCGAACGGAAAGCGACTCCGACGCCGACGCCGAACTGGAAGCGATGATCGGCCAAGCCGGCTTCGTGCTCCAGAACCTGATTGGCACCGCAATAAAACGCAAGAAGGACAGCTACAGCATTTTCGGCGGCGGCCGGCGTCTCGCGCGGGTTCATGCCCTGATCGAAAAGGGCCAGCTTCCCGAAGACTTCTGCGTGCCGGTTATGGTGATGCCGGACGCGAAAAACGCCATCGAGCTCAGCCTCGCTGAAAACCAGAAGCTGCCGATGACCGCCGCCGATGAATGCACGGCCTTCAAGAATATGATCGAGAAGGAAGGCAAAACCCCCGCGCAGGTTGCCGCGCGGTTCGGCAAGACCGAGCGTTTCGTGCTCGGGCGCGTTCGTCTCGCCGATCTTCACGAGACGATCTTCGAGGCGCTCCGCAAGGGCGACATCACGCTCGAGGTCGCCAAGGCCTATGGCAGCACGTCCGACACCGTTCGTCAGGCCCGTGTGTTCGAGCAGTATCAGGACAGCTATTACGGGGACGACGTCTACACCATCCGGCGCGAGCTCGCCTCCGGCAGCTATCGCGGCGGTGACCCCAAGGCGCTGCTTGTCGGCCGCGAAGCTTATCTCGAAGCGGGCGGACGGATCGACTCCGACCTCTTCTCCGACAGCGCGTCCGAAAACTGGATCGACGGTGACATACTCGACCGGCTGACGGATGAAAAACTCGCGGTCGAAGCCGAGGCTATCCGCGAACGTGAGGGTTTTGGCGAAATCCGTGCGCTGCCGACGACGCGCGTCTCCTACATCGAGCTTGACGGTCTGAGCCCGGTTCGCGGAGAGATTCCGCCACCCACGGCAGAGGATGAAGCGCGCTGCGCCGAGATCGAGGCCGAAATGACCATCATCGGCGAAGCCGCGAACGAAAGCGACGACGGCATCACCGATGATGACGAACAGCGTTATCGCGATCTGGAATCCGAACTCCGTGAAATCCAGAATCGTCCGCCGGTGTTGTCCGATGACCAGAAGGCCTCGGCGCTCGCCTTCGTCGTCCTCGGTGAGGATGGCCAGCCCCGGGTTCATCATCAGGTCTACCGAACCCCCGAAGCGATGAGCGAAACCGATGACTCGGACGATGACCGCGACGATGCGGCTCCTGGCGGAGCATCAGGCAAACCCGCGATCAGCCAGCGGCTTGCTGACGAACTCGCAACGATGAAGGCGGAACTGCTCCGCGTCCATGTCGCCAGCGACCCGCGGTTCGCGCTCGATCTCGGGACGTTCGTGATGGTCGATGCCGCGCAGCGGCGTTACGGGGCGAGCGATCTCGCGAGCGAACTGAGGGCCGATGCGGCGCCGTCGCGCGTCATCGGGTTCGAGAGCGGCACGACGGCGGCCGAGGAATGGGCTAAGCTCGAAGCCGGACTCGATCGGAGCTGGATCGACCCCGATGCCGGTGTCACTGGCCGCTACGATGCCTTCTGTGCGCTTGGTGAGGAAGCACGCGCGGCATGGCTGGGTTGGGCGATCGCCCGTACGATCCACGCCGTGCCCGCCAAGACGACCGGCAGCGATTTCGTCGACCATCTCGGCTGCAAGCTCGGGATCGATGTCGCCGCCTGGTGGCGACCGACCGCGAAGAATTACTTCAAGCGGCTCACCAAGACGACGATCCTCGACCTGTTCGCGGAAATTGGCGGCAGCGAACTCGGCCAACGCTATGGCGCGTCAAAGAAGGATCTCCTTGCATCCTCGGCCGAACAGCTCTTCGCGGGCAACATCATCGTGGAAGCCGACGTCAAGGAAAAGGCGCTCGCCTGGCTTCCCGACGCGATGCGCTTCGAGCATCCCGTCGCTGCGCTGGCGAACGACGATGCCGACCTGGAGCCTGCTGATGCCGCCGAAATAACGTTCGACGACGAAGCGGTCGGTGATGGCGACGAGGACGAACCGATCGCCGACGCGGCCTGA